In a single window of the Amia ocellicauda isolate fAmiCal2 chromosome 20, fAmiCal2.hap1, whole genome shotgun sequence genome:
- the atp5md gene encoding ATP synthase F(0) complex subunit k, mitochondrial — MAGHDAGTQHHFTGIQKYFNAYTITGRRNCVLATYATIAGIVLFFKLKPKKQKPAITAN, encoded by the exons ATGGCGGGGCACGACGCTGGAACTCAACACCATTTCACTGGTATCCAGAAGTACTTCAATGCTTACACCATCACAGGGAGGAGGAAT TGTGTGTTAGCTACGTATGCAACCATTGCTGGGATTGTGCTGTTTTTTAAGCTGAAGCCTAAAAAACAGAAGCCAGCAATTACAGCCAACTAA